A single region of the Streptomyces sp. NBC_00425 genome encodes:
- a CDS encoding chaplin, with the protein MNIAKKAAVALTVAGIAAGASAGAAVADAGAEGAAVKSPGVISGNLVQVPVHVPINLCGNTINVIGALNPAFGNTCFND; encoded by the coding sequence ATGAACATCGCCAAGAAGGCCGCCGTCGCCCTCACCGTCGCCGGTATCGCCGCGGGAGCCTCGGCCGGTGCCGCTGTCGCCGACGCGGGTGCCGAGGGCGCGGCCGTGAAGTCGCCGGGCGTCATCTCGGGCAACCTGGTCCAGGTCCCGGTGCACGTCCCCATCAACCTCTGCGGCAACACGATCAACGTGATCGGCGCCCTGAACCCGGCGTTCGGCAACACCTGCTTCAACGACTGA
- a CDS encoding chaplin: MKNLKKAAAVTMVAGGLMAAGAGMASAADGATALGEAKGSPGVVSGNLVQAPVQVPVNVVGNSVNVIGVLNPAFGNLGLNH, encoded by the coding sequence GTGAAGAACCTGAAGAAGGCAGCGGCCGTGACGATGGTGGCCGGCGGGCTGATGGCCGCCGGCGCCGGCATGGCCTCCGCCGCCGACGGCGCCACCGCCCTCGGCGAGGCCAAGGGCTCGCCGGGCGTCGTCTCGGGCAACCTCGTCCAGGCCCCGGTGCAGGTCCCGGTCAACGTCGTCGGCAACAGCGTCAACGTCATCGGCGTGCTGAACCCGGCCTTCGGCAACCTGGGACTCAACCACTGA
- a CDS encoding GAF domain-containing sensor histidine kinase, translating to MSQGPRSGLAAVSSALLAMSRHLEVRDVLKTIVASARELLDARYAALGVPDDHGGFAQFVVDGVSDEQWKAIGPLPRQHGILAAMLREARPERLADVREDPRFEGWPSAHPDMSDFLGLPIRDGDEVIGALFLANKNCPKPDGGCGFTQDDEELLSILAQHAAIALTNARLYERSRELTIAEERSRLAHELHDAVSQKLFSLRLTAQAAATLVDRDPARAKGELHQVAALAAEAADELRAAVVELRPAALDEDGLVATLRTHIQVLDRAHSARVTFAGHGVRALPAAQEEALLRVAQEALHNALRHSGAEHVAVTLGKRGPDTVLRVTDDGAGFDPTTVRRAGRHLGLVSMRDRASGVGGTLTVVSAPGEGTTIEMEAPGG from the coding sequence ATGAGTCAAGGCCCCCGGTCCGGCCTCGCCGCCGTGAGCTCCGCGCTGCTGGCCATGAGCAGGCACCTCGAGGTGCGCGACGTCCTCAAGACGATCGTGGCCTCCGCCCGTGAGCTGCTCGACGCCCGGTACGCGGCCCTCGGCGTCCCCGACGACCACGGAGGCTTCGCCCAGTTCGTGGTCGACGGCGTCAGCGACGAGCAGTGGAAGGCCATCGGCCCGCTGCCCCGCCAGCACGGCATTCTGGCGGCCATGCTGCGCGAGGCCCGCCCCGAGCGCCTCGCCGACGTCCGCGAGGACCCGCGCTTCGAGGGCTGGCCCTCCGCCCACCCCGACATGTCCGACTTCCTGGGCCTGCCCATCCGTGACGGCGACGAGGTCATCGGAGCCCTGTTCCTGGCGAACAAGAACTGTCCGAAGCCCGACGGCGGCTGCGGCTTCACGCAGGACGACGAGGAACTGCTGTCGATCCTCGCCCAGCACGCCGCGATCGCCCTGACCAACGCCCGCCTGTACGAGCGCAGCCGCGAACTGACCATCGCCGAGGAGCGCTCCCGGCTGGCCCACGAACTGCACGACGCGGTCAGCCAGAAGCTGTTCTCCCTGCGTCTGACGGCCCAGGCCGCCGCGACCCTCGTCGACCGCGACCCCGCGCGCGCGAAGGGGGAGCTGCACCAGGTCGCCGCCCTCGCCGCCGAGGCCGCCGACGAGCTGCGCGCCGCCGTGGTGGAACTGCGCCCGGCCGCCCTCGACGAGGACGGCCTCGTCGCCACCCTGCGCACTCACATCCAGGTCCTCGACCGCGCCCACTCCGCGCGGGTGACCTTCGCCGGCCACGGCGTCCGCGCCCTGCCCGCCGCCCAGGAGGAGGCGCTGCTGCGGGTCGCCCAGGAGGCCCTGCACAACGCCCTGCGCCACTCCGGCGCGGAACACGTCGCCGTGACCCTCGGCAAGCGCGGCCCGGACACGGTCCTGCGCGTCACCGACGACGGCGCAGGCTTCGACCCGACGACGGTCCGCCGGGCCGGCCGCCATCTCGGACTGGTGTCCATGCGCGACCGCGCGAGCGGGGTCGGCGGCACGCTCACGGTGGTATCGGCGCCCGGCGAGGGCACCACGATCGAGATGGAGGCTCCTGGTGGCTGA
- a CDS encoding streptophobe family protein, whose amino-acid sequence MGSGTDVGGRGKTVDAGGVPWLDVLLAAIAAVSWALIAMAGTAALGLHLLEADSAGSLGPMTAAVVVLGAGGSVTPSGDVSAFGLTGAQTTTAIEITPLGVSLVGALLLSWFFLRSLRGAGVAIAPAELLARVGSVVALFVAMLGGLAWAGHDVITLDGGALGLDDLPGGGGGGLEVPGLGDIGGLLPDRLGDLVDARAAVGFRVDTAPTLLGGLGWSLGILLIALLASRRTPLPRGWEPVHRVVRPAASAVVTVLLVAVAAGSAAAAYAAVGDDHPRRIAGAALLGAPNGVWLGVPLGLFVPWDGRATGALTSLLPHPLDDLLRAGTEQPVTLSRLAELDGRVWLLGVATALMMLLAGVLTAVRTPVEAAGAAGGAGTMGAVGAVGAVEAGAGAGQVGVGGFVARCALRLGVVTALALFLLVRLTGVSVNASLSVLGFDAFGAGVQLHGRPGTALLLGGAWGAGAGAAGALLARLTGAAGRWAWAAETARGDAGRTRPTAHAAGRGRQDYGSPGDAGDPAGPYAPSGSYRPPNPATNPYLRVPDELRDPQEPRAPEDARPGATREGGAGPSGPYGSSRRDEPPPGPDDVYGAPTVVRPLGPSPRSPRRPAGPRPGPRAGERPPTGPEDGPPPPPPPPPPAPPRGPRTPRGPR is encoded by the coding sequence ATGGGTTCCGGTACGGATGTCGGCGGCCGTGGGAAGACGGTGGACGCCGGGGGCGTGCCGTGGCTGGACGTGCTGCTGGCCGCGATCGCCGCGGTGAGCTGGGCGTTGATCGCCATGGCGGGCACGGCGGCGCTGGGCCTGCATCTGCTGGAGGCGGACTCCGCCGGGTCGTTGGGCCCGATGACGGCCGCGGTGGTGGTCCTGGGCGCCGGCGGCTCGGTGACGCCGTCGGGTGACGTGTCCGCTTTCGGTCTCACCGGCGCGCAGACGACCACGGCCATCGAGATCACGCCATTGGGGGTGAGCCTGGTGGGCGCGCTGCTGCTGTCCTGGTTCTTCCTGCGGTCCCTGCGCGGGGCCGGAGTTGCGATCGCCCCGGCCGAACTCCTCGCACGGGTGGGCTCGGTGGTCGCGCTCTTCGTGGCGATGCTCGGCGGACTCGCCTGGGCGGGGCACGACGTCATCACGCTCGACGGGGGCGCACTGGGCCTTGACGACCTTCCCGGAGGCGGCGGGGGCGGTCTCGAGGTTCCGGGTCTCGGGGACATCGGGGGTCTGCTGCCCGATCGGCTCGGCGATCTGGTCGACGCGCGGGCCGCGGTCGGCTTCCGCGTCGACACGGCGCCCACGCTGCTCGGCGGCCTCGGCTGGTCGCTCGGCATCCTGCTGATCGCTCTGCTGGCCTCACGCCGGACGCCGTTGCCGCGCGGCTGGGAGCCGGTGCACCGGGTGGTGCGTCCGGCGGCGTCGGCCGTCGTCACCGTGCTGCTGGTGGCCGTGGCGGCCGGGTCCGCCGCGGCGGCGTACGCGGCGGTCGGCGACGACCATCCCCGGCGGATAGCGGGAGCGGCGCTGCTCGGCGCACCGAACGGGGTCTGGCTGGGGGTTCCGCTCGGCCTGTTCGTCCCGTGGGACGGCCGGGCCACGGGTGCGCTGACGAGCCTGCTCCCGCACCCCCTCGACGACCTCCTGCGGGCCGGCACCGAACAGCCGGTGACCCTGAGCCGCCTCGCGGAGCTGGACGGACGGGTGTGGCTGCTGGGAGTGGCCACGGCACTGATGATGCTGCTGGCGGGGGTGCTGACGGCCGTACGGACGCCGGTGGAGGCAGCCGGGGCAGCGGGCGGGGCGGGCACGATGGGCGCGGTGGGGGCGGTGGGCGCGGTGGAGGCCGGCGCGGGGGCGGGGCAGGTCGGCGTCGGCGGTTTCGTGGCGCGCTGCGCCCTGCGGCTGGGGGTCGTGACGGCCCTGGCGTTGTTCCTGCTCGTCCGGCTGACGGGGGTGTCCGTGAACGCCTCGCTCTCCGTGCTCGGGTTCGACGCGTTCGGGGCCGGTGTCCAGCTGCACGGGCGGCCGGGCACGGCACTGCTGCTGGGCGGCGCGTGGGGGGCGGGGGCGGGCGCCGCCGGGGCGCTGTTGGCCCGGCTCACGGGGGCCGCGGGACGGTGGGCGTGGGCGGCGGAGACGGCACGGGGTGACGCGGGGCGCACGCGGCCGACGGCGCACGCGGCGGGCAGGGGTCGGCAGGATTACGGATCTCCGGGAGACGCGGGTGACCCGGCCGGACCGTACGCGCCGAGCGGGTCGTACCGGCCGCCGAACCCGGCGACCAATCCCTACCTGCGCGTTCCGGACGAGCTCAGGGACCCGCAGGAGCCGAGGGCACCGGAGGACGCGCGGCCGGGGGCCACCCGGGAGGGCGGGGCCGGGCCGTCGGGGCCCTACGGCAGTTCACGGCGGGACGAACCGCCGCCCGGGCCTGACGACGTCTACGGCGCCCCGACCGTCGTCCGCCCCCTGGGTCCCTCGCCCCGCTCACCCCGACGGCCTGCGGGCCCGCGCCCCGGTCCGCGCGCGGGCGAGCGCCCGCCGACGGGACCGGAGGACGGCCCGCCGCCGCCACCGCCTCCCCCGCCGCCTGCGCCGCCCCGGGGGCCGAGGACACCGCGGGGACCCCGGTGA
- a CDS encoding response regulator — MADPIKVLLVDDHQVVRRGLRTFLEVQDDIEVVGEAADGADGVALAEELRPDVVLMDVKMPGMDGVEALRKLRDLDNPARVLIVTSFTERRTVVPALRAGAAGYVYKDVDPDALAGAIRSVHAGHILLQPEVADALLSQEESGSGQGRGGSLTEREREVLGLIADGRSNREIARALVLSEKTVKTHVSNILMKLDLADRTQAALWAVRHGVAG; from the coding sequence GTGGCTGACCCAATCAAGGTGCTGCTCGTCGACGACCACCAGGTCGTCCGCCGGGGTCTGCGCACCTTCCTGGAGGTGCAGGACGACATAGAGGTCGTCGGCGAGGCCGCCGACGGCGCGGACGGGGTCGCCCTCGCCGAGGAGCTGAGACCCGACGTCGTCCTGATGGACGTCAAGATGCCCGGGATGGACGGTGTCGAGGCGCTGCGCAAGCTCCGCGATCTCGACAACCCCGCGCGTGTGCTGATCGTCACCAGCTTCACCGAACGGCGCACGGTGGTCCCCGCCCTGCGCGCGGGCGCCGCCGGGTACGTCTACAAGGACGTGGACCCCGACGCCCTGGCCGGCGCCATCCGCTCGGTGCACGCCGGCCACATCCTGCTGCAGCCCGAGGTGGCCGACGCACTCCTGTCCCAGGAGGAGAGCGGCTCGGGCCAGGGAAGGGGCGGCTCGCTCACCGAACGCGAACGCGAGGTGCTCGGCCTGATCGCGGACGGCAGGTCCAACCGGGAGATCGCCCGCGCGCTGGTGCTCTCCGAGAAGACCGTCAAGACGCATGTCTCCAACATCCTGATGAAGCTCGACCTGGCGGACCGCACCCAGGCCGCACTGTGGGCGGTCCGCCACGGAGTGGCCGGCTGA
- a CDS encoding S-adenosylmethionine:tRNA ribosyltransferase-isomerase, producing MRPAAGTAPYEHVREWERVPEELSARVPAEQRGPGRGRDDVRLLVSRGTEVTHHAFRELPGVLRAGDLLVVNTSPTLAAAVDGRIGHARVVVHFSTRGDDGRWAVELRDPDGAGSTRARAGGPAGAEVRVPGGVRLALEEPLSPGGGRLWWARVSPGGSVPGLLREHGRPIRYAYTERDQPLSAYRTVFALPSADGAGSAEMPSAARPFTAGLVAELVSRGVQFAPVVLHTGVSSAEAHEPPYPERFAVPQTSARLVNAVRAGGGRVIAVGTTAVRALESAAGADGVVHARAGWTELVVTPERGVRAVDGLLTGLHEPQASHLLMLEAVAGSPALDRGYGAALRGRYLWHEFGDVHLLLPPEGAASARG from the coding sequence ATGAGGCCGGCGGCGGGGACCGCCCCGTACGAGCACGTCCGGGAGTGGGAGCGGGTGCCCGAGGAACTGTCGGCGCGGGTGCCGGCCGAGCAGCGCGGGCCGGGGCGCGGCCGGGACGACGTACGGCTGCTGGTGTCGCGGGGGACGGAGGTGACGCATCACGCGTTCCGGGAGCTGCCGGGTGTGCTGCGGGCCGGGGACCTGCTCGTGGTGAACACCTCCCCGACGCTGGCGGCGGCCGTGGACGGGCGGATCGGTCACGCGCGCGTGGTGGTGCACTTCTCCACGCGCGGAGACGACGGGCGGTGGGCCGTCGAGCTGCGGGATCCGGACGGGGCCGGTTCGACACGCGCGCGTGCGGGCGGGCCGGCGGGGGCGGAGGTCCGGGTGCCCGGGGGTGTGCGGCTGGCGCTGGAGGAGCCGCTGAGTCCGGGCGGAGGGCGGTTGTGGTGGGCTCGGGTGTCGCCGGGCGGCTCGGTGCCCGGCCTGCTGCGGGAGCACGGCCGGCCCATCCGTTACGCCTACACGGAGCGGGACCAGCCGCTGTCCGCCTACCGGACGGTGTTCGCGCTGCCCTCTGCGGACGGGGCGGGCAGCGCGGAGATGCCGAGCGCGGCACGTCCTTTCACGGCGGGGCTGGTGGCGGAGCTGGTGAGCCGGGGGGTGCAGTTCGCGCCGGTCGTCCTGCACACCGGGGTGTCGTCGGCGGAGGCGCACGAGCCGCCGTACCCGGAGCGGTTCGCGGTGCCGCAGACGTCGGCGCGGCTGGTGAACGCGGTGCGGGCCGGGGGCGGGCGGGTGATCGCGGTGGGGACGACCGCTGTGCGGGCGCTGGAGTCGGCGGCCGGGGCGGACGGGGTGGTCCACGCGCGTGCGGGGTGGACGGAACTGGTCGTCACTCCGGAGCGCGGGGTGCGGGCGGTGGACGGTCTGCTGACCGGGCTGCACGAGCCGCAGGCGTCGCACCTGCTGATGCTGGAGGCGGTGGCGGGCTCGCCGGCGCTCGACCGCGGCTACGGCGCGGCGCTGCGCGGGCGCTACCTGTGGCACGAGTTCGGGGACGTGCACCTCCTCCTGCCCCCGGAGGGCGCCGCCTCGGCCCGGGGCTGA
- a CDS encoding transglycosylase SLT domain-containing protein codes for MPKNTHKIAIAGAATLGAAALAFSVVPADAQTTTTDAVSTARVAYSSKPVQDVKADVTDQLAAKSVKVEAIAAKKKAAAAEAAKKKAAAKAAAAKKKAAAAAAAKRKAAAAHKAKEAASRSAKRAVIKKASVKRYANNLDGWIKHSLDIMKAKGIPGSYEGLHRNIIRESSGNPNAINNWDINAINGIPSKGLLQVIPPTFKAYHVAGTSWNIYDPVANITAAANYAADKYGSMDNVDSAY; via the coding sequence ATGCCCAAGAACACTCACAAGATCGCGATCGCCGGTGCCGCCACGCTCGGTGCAGCCGCCCTCGCCTTCTCCGTGGTGCCGGCCGACGCGCAGACGACCACTACGGACGCCGTCTCCACGGCCCGGGTCGCCTACAGCTCCAAGCCCGTGCAGGACGTCAAGGCCGACGTGACCGACCAGCTGGCCGCCAAGAGCGTGAAGGTCGAAGCCATCGCGGCGAAGAAGAAGGCCGCCGCGGCCGAGGCAGCCAAGAAGAAGGCCGCGGCGAAGGCCGCAGCCGCGAAGAAGAAGGCCGCCGCCGCTGCGGCCGCCAAGCGCAAGGCCGCCGCAGCGCACAAGGCCAAGGAGGCCGCGAGCCGGTCCGCCAAGCGCGCCGTGATCAAGAAGGCGTCCGTCAAGCGGTACGCCAACAACCTCGACGGCTGGATCAAGCACTCCCTGGACATCATGAAGGCCAAGGGCATACCGGGCTCCTACGAGGGCCTGCACCGCAACATCATCCGGGAGTCCTCCGGTAACCCGAACGCCATCAACAACTGGGACATCAACGCCATCAACGGCATCCCGTCCAAGGGGCTGCTCCAGGTGATCCCGCCGACCTTCAAGGCGTACCACGTCGCCGGCACGTCGTGGAACATCTACGACCCGGTCGCCAACATCACCGCCGCCGCGAACTACGCGGCCGACAAGTACGGCTCGATGGACAACGTCGACAGCGCGTACTGA
- a CDS encoding ABC transporter ATP-binding protein/permease, which yields MPELVLELNGRTWTLDPSRSYTLGRDPQGDIVLEDARVSWRHATVSFNGRSWVVEDHGSTNGTFAQGQRIHQLEVGPGSALHLGNATDGPRLSLAGAQAPAAQPQQPYAAQAANPGWAQQAAPQPQAGQAGWPPPQPGAHVPQQQGAGEPYAQSGPGGGAGAPPVYGDRSPTTFHQFSLGRVMRIGRALENELVVSDLQVSRHHAEFHSTPDGRMEIRDLGSHNGTYVNGQPIPKGGSVQLGPTDVVGVGHSTFRIIGDRLEEFVDTGEVSFSARHLTVTVDGGKQILKDVSFGVPEKSLIAVIGPSGSGKSTLLKALTGYRPANQGDVLYDNRNLYKQFAELRQRIGLVPQDDILHKELTVKKALKYAAKLRFPADTTPAERESRIDEVLRELKLDIHKEKKVTSLSGGQRKRVSVALELLTKPSLIFLDEPTSGLDPGMDRDVMQLLRGLADDGRTVLVVTHSVAELAICDKLLVMAPGGAVAYFGPPEEALNFFGYDTWADVFSAFENYRDYDWAGRWKGSQHYQMYAADIDAIAPQSVQMPPMQAMKPPKPQGWMSQFVTLVRRYASVIASDKGFLALTVILPAVLGAVSLLIDSGNSLLPNPVNPKTGRIIPNGTATTVLLILAVGACFAGAANSVRELIKERVIYERERATGLSRSAYLMSKVFVLGVVTLLQGLMVGVIGFASREIPKEGLVLGTATMFELSIPIMALGFTSMMFGLVISSLVKTAEKTMPLLVMFAIIQVVFTGCLFTLNGAVGVNEFSYLMPSRWAVAAAGATLDFNKISPPKDGGGTDPLWEHTVGAWSLDMAALVVLGVICGFFVARFLRRHEPEVMRK from the coding sequence GTGCCGGAACTCGTACTGGAATTGAACGGACGCACCTGGACGCTCGATCCGTCCAGGTCTTACACCCTCGGACGGGATCCGCAGGGGGACATCGTCCTGGAGGACGCCAGGGTCTCCTGGCGTCACGCCACGGTCAGCTTCAACGGCCGCAGTTGGGTCGTCGAGGACCACGGCAGCACCAACGGCACGTTCGCGCAGGGGCAGCGGATCCACCAACTGGAGGTCGGTCCCGGCTCGGCGCTGCATCTGGGCAACGCGACCGACGGGCCGCGGCTGAGCCTTGCGGGGGCGCAGGCGCCCGCCGCGCAGCCCCAGCAGCCGTACGCGGCGCAGGCCGCGAACCCGGGCTGGGCCCAGCAGGCCGCGCCGCAGCCGCAGGCCGGGCAGGCCGGGTGGCCGCCGCCGCAGCCGGGGGCGCACGTCCCGCAGCAGCAGGGCGCGGGCGAGCCGTACGCGCAGAGCGGGCCCGGTGGAGGCGCGGGGGCGCCGCCGGTCTACGGCGATCGCAGCCCGACCACGTTCCACCAGTTCTCCCTCGGCCGCGTGATGCGCATCGGCCGTGCGCTGGAGAACGAACTGGTCGTCTCCGACCTGCAGGTGTCCCGTCACCACGCCGAGTTCCACTCGACGCCCGACGGCCGGATGGAGATCCGCGACCTCGGCTCGCACAACGGCACCTACGTCAACGGCCAGCCGATCCCGAAGGGCGGCTCGGTCCAGCTCGGTCCGACCGACGTAGTCGGCGTCGGCCACTCGACGTTCCGGATCATCGGCGACCGGCTCGAGGAGTTCGTCGACACCGGTGAGGTCTCCTTCTCCGCCCGCCACCTGACCGTCACGGTCGACGGCGGCAAGCAGATCCTCAAGGACGTCTCCTTCGGCGTCCCGGAGAAGTCGCTGATCGCGGTCATCGGACCGTCCGGTTCCGGAAAGTCGACGCTGCTCAAGGCGCTGACCGGCTACCGGCCCGCCAACCAGGGCGACGTCCTCTACGACAACCGCAACCTCTACAAGCAGTTCGCCGAGCTGCGCCAGCGCATCGGTCTGGTCCCGCAGGACGACATCCTGCACAAGGAGCTGACCGTCAAGAAGGCCCTGAAGTACGCGGCCAAGCTGCGCTTCCCGGCCGACACCACGCCCGCCGAGCGCGAGTCCCGCATCGACGAGGTGCTGCGCGAGCTGAAGCTGGACATCCACAAGGAGAAGAAGGTCACCTCCCTCTCCGGTGGCCAGCGCAAGCGCGTCTCGGTGGCCCTGGAGCTGCTCACCAAGCCGTCGCTGATCTTCCTGGACGAGCCGACGTCCGGCCTCGACCCGGGCATGGACCGCGATGTCATGCAGCTGCTGCGCGGTCTCGCCGACGACGGCCGCACGGTCCTCGTCGTCACGCACTCGGTGGCCGAACTCGCGATCTGCGACAAGCTGCTGGTGATGGCGCCGGGCGGTGCGGTCGCCTACTTCGGCCCGCCCGAGGAGGCACTGAACTTCTTCGGCTACGACACCTGGGCCGATGTCTTCTCCGCCTTCGAGAACTACCGCGACTACGACTGGGCGGGCCGCTGGAAGGGCTCGCAGCACTACCAGATGTACGCCGCGGACATCGACGCCATCGCGCCGCAGTCCGTACAGATGCCGCCGATGCAGGCGATGAAGCCGCCGAAGCCGCAGGGCTGGATGTCCCAGTTCGTCACCCTGGTGCGCCGCTACGCCTCGGTGATCGCCTCCGACAAGGGCTTCCTGGCCCTGACGGTGATCCTGCCGGCCGTCCTCGGCGCGGTGAGCCTGCTCATCGACTCCGGCAACAGCCTGCTGCCCAACCCGGTGAACCCGAAGACCGGCCGGATCATCCCCAACGGCACGGCCACCACCGTCCTGCTGATCCTCGCGGTCGGGGCCTGCTTCGCGGGCGCCGCCAACTCGGTCCGCGAGCTCATCAAGGAACGGGTCATCTACGAGCGGGAACGCGCCACCGGCCTGTCCCGTTCCGCGTACCTGATGTCCAAGGTCTTCGTGCTCGGCGTGGTCACCCTGCTCCAGGGCCTGATGGTCGGCGTCATCGGCTTCGCGAGCCGGGAGATCCCGAAGGAGGGCCTGGTCCTCGGCACCGCCACCATGTTCGAGCTCTCCATCCCGATCATGGCGCTGGGCTTCACGTCGATGATGTTCGGACTGGTCATCTCGTCGCTGGTGAAGACGGCCGAGAAGACCATGCCGCTGCTGGTGATGTTCGCGATCATCCAGGTCGTCTTCACCGGCTGCCTGTTCACCCTGAACGGCGCGGTCGGCGTCAACGAGTTCTCGTACCTGATGCCGTCGCGCTGGGCCGTCGCCGCCGCGGGCGCCACGCTGGACTTCAACAAGATCAGCCCGCCCAAGGACGGCGGCGGGACGGACCCGCTGTGGGAGCACACCGTCGGCGCCTGGAGCCTCGACATGGCGGCGCTCGTCGTCCTCGGCGTGATCTGCGGCTTCTTCGTGGCCCGCTTCCTGCGCCGTCACGAGCCCGAGGTCATGCGCAAGTAG
- the serB gene encoding phosphoserine phosphatase SerB — protein sequence MSALQTSSSDVPTLLVKIFGKDRPGITAGLFDTLAAYSVDVVDIEQVVTRGRMVLCALVTEPPAGLEGDLRSTVHSWAESMKMQAEIISGTGDNRPRGVGRSLVTVLGHPLTAEATASIAAKITKAGGNIDRIFRLAKYPVTAVEFAVSGVAAGPLRTALVTDAAALGVDVAVVDAGLYRRAQRLVVMDVDSTLIQDEVIELFAAHAGCEDEVAAVTAAAMRGELDFEQSLHARVALLEGLDVSVVDKVRAEVRLTPGARTLIRTLKRLGYQVGVVSGGFTQVTDDLQDRLGLDFAQANTLEIVDGKLTGRVTGEIVDRAGKARLLRRFAAEAGVPLSQTVAIGDGANDLDMLNAAGLGVAFNAKPVVREAAHTAVNVPFLDTVLYLLGITREEVEAAEMHDEQ from the coding sequence ATGAGCGCTTTGCAGACTTCGTCCTCTGACGTGCCCACGCTCCTTGTCAAGATCTTCGGCAAGGACAGGCCGGGCATCACGGCCGGCCTCTTCGACACCCTCGCCGCCTACTCCGTCGACGTGGTCGACATCGAGCAGGTCGTCACGCGAGGCCGGATGGTGCTGTGCGCGCTCGTGACCGAGCCGCCGGCCGGCCTCGAGGGGGACCTGCGCTCGACGGTGCACAGCTGGGCCGAGTCGATGAAGATGCAGGCCGAGATCATCTCCGGCACCGGCGACAACCGTCCGCGCGGTGTCGGCCGGTCGCTGGTCACCGTGCTCGGGCACCCGCTCACCGCGGAGGCCACGGCGTCGATCGCCGCGAAGATCACGAAGGCCGGCGGCAACATCGACCGTATCTTCCGGCTCGCCAAGTACCCGGTCACCGCCGTCGAGTTCGCCGTCTCCGGTGTGGCCGCCGGGCCGCTGCGCACCGCCCTGGTCACGGACGCGGCGGCGCTCGGCGTGGACGTGGCCGTGGTGGACGCCGGTCTGTACCGGCGGGCCCAGCGGCTCGTCGTCATGGACGTCGACTCCACGCTCATCCAGGACGAGGTGATCGAGCTCTTCGCCGCGCACGCCGGCTGCGAGGACGAGGTCGCCGCGGTGACGGCTGCGGCGATGCGCGGCGAGCTCGACTTCGAGCAGTCGCTGCACGCGCGTGTGGCGCTGCTGGAGGGGCTGGACGTCTCGGTCGTGGACAAGGTGCGCGCCGAGGTGCGGCTGACCCCCGGCGCGCGGACGCTGATCCGGACGCTGAAGCGGCTGGGCTACCAGGTGGGCGTCGTCTCCGGCGGATTCACCCAGGTCACGGACGATCTGCAGGACCGGCTGGGGCTGGACTTCGCCCAGGCCAACACGCTGGAGATCGTCGACGGGAAGCTGACCGGCCGGGTGACGGGCGAGATCGTCGACCGCGCGGGCAAGGCGCGGCTGCTGCGCCGGTTCGCCGCCGAGGCCGGTGTGCCGCTGTCGCAGACCGTGGCGATCGGCGACGGCGCCAACGACCTGGACATGCTGAACGCGGCCGGACTGGGAGTCGCCTTCAACGCGAAGCCGGTGGTGCGCGAGGCCGCGCACACGGCGGTGAACGTGCCTTTCCTGGACACCGTCCTGTATCTGCTCGGCATCACCCGCGAAGAGGTCGAGGCCGCCGAGATGCACGACGAGCAGTAG
- a CDS encoding SDR family NAD(P)-dependent oxidoreductase produces MPVAIITGASKGLGRALAEALAARGWDLVLDARTGEVLKETAAAVASYGTRVEALTGDVTDPGHRIGLVAAAGRLGGCDLLVNNASALGAEPLVRLEKLPLDGLRRALEVNVVAALGLVQEALPLLRGAPAGAVITVSSDAAVEAYESWGGYGASKAALDRLAAVLGVEEPGIAVWAVDPGDMATDLYAAAVPDDGDPRPDPAGVAAAFVRLLDERPAGGRYGASALLGGRR; encoded by the coding sequence ATGCCGGTAGCGATCATCACGGGGGCGTCGAAGGGGCTGGGCCGGGCGCTGGCGGAGGCGCTGGCCGCGCGGGGCTGGGATCTGGTGCTGGACGCGAGGACGGGGGAGGTGCTGAAGGAGACGGCGGCGGCCGTGGCGTCGTACGGGACGCGGGTCGAGGCGCTCACGGGGGACGTCACGGACCCGGGGCACCGGATCGGGCTGGTGGCGGCCGCCGGGCGGCTCGGCGGCTGCGACCTGCTGGTGAACAACGCGAGCGCGCTGGGGGCCGAGCCGCTGGTGCGGCTGGAGAAGCTGCCTCTGGACGGGCTGCGGCGGGCGCTGGAGGTGAACGTGGTGGCGGCGCTGGGGCTGGTGCAGGAGGCTCTGCCGCTGCTGCGCGGGGCGCCGGCCGGCGCGGTGATCACCGTGAGCTCGGACGCGGCCGTGGAGGCGTACGAGTCGTGGGGCGGGTACGGGGCGTCCAAGGCGGCCCTGGACCGGCTCGCGGCGGTGCTCGGGGTGGAGGAGCCGGGGATCGCGGTGTGGGCGGTCGATCCCGGGGACATGGCGACGGACCTGTATGCGGCGGCCGTCCCGGACGACGGTGATCCCCGGCCGGATCCGGCCGGGGTGGCGGCGGCCTTCGTGCGGCTGTTGGACGAGCGGCCTGCCGGCGGGCGGTACGGCGCATCGGCCCTTCTGGGCGGACGGCGATGA